A part of Myxococcus landrumus genomic DNA contains:
- a CDS encoding DinB family protein, translated as MANPLRDTLLGQLDIAWALTRYHLDGLTTEECLRRPARVGLHVEQGADGQWRAQWPEHEGYDLGPASIAWLTWHLGFWWSMVENHSFGDASLRREDVRWPGTADAVRAWVTLRHDTWRASIEKLTDEDLLGSERTRWPLEGKPFGDIVAWANLELMKNAAELGYARFVLAVSPTP; from the coding sequence ATGGCGAATCCCCTCAGAGACACGCTCCTGGGCCAGCTCGACATCGCGTGGGCGCTCACGCGCTACCACCTGGACGGATTGACGACCGAGGAGTGCCTGCGGCGTCCCGCCCGCGTGGGCCTGCACGTGGAGCAAGGCGCCGATGGCCAGTGGCGCGCGCAGTGGCCTGAGCACGAGGGCTATGACCTGGGCCCCGCCAGCATCGCCTGGCTGACCTGGCACCTGGGGTTCTGGTGGTCCATGGTGGAGAACCACTCCTTCGGCGATGCCTCCCTGCGCCGCGAGGACGTGAGGTGGCCCGGCACCGCCGACGCGGTGCGCGCCTGGGTCACCCTGCGTCATGACACCTGGCGCGCCTCCATCGAGAAGCTCACCGACGAAGACCTGCTCGGAAGCGAGCGCACCCGCTGGCCGCTGGAGGGCAAGCCCTTTGGCGACATCGTGGCCTGGGCCAACCTGGAGCTGATGAAGAACGCGGCCGAGCTGGGCTATGCGCGCTTCGTCCTAGCGGTTTCCCCCACGCCATAG